The following DNA comes from Streptomyces sp. Ag109_O5-10.
ACGAACATCCGTGCCGCTGCCGCTGAGGTGTGCCTGTCGGTGCTTATGCGCACACCTCTGCGTTACTCCAATGGGCTTAAAGCGGCGAGCCATCCGTGTACAGCTGCCCGCGAATCTTCCATGGAGGGCGAGCCGGTGAAATTTCCGGCGACTTCGAAGGGGGAACCTACCGTCAAATGCAGTTCATCAACGGAGCATGAGACTGACAAGTGGAGGCACCAGATGGCCGATCTCCCGCCACCGCCAGAGGGAATTGTCCTGGCCCATTTCATCGTCTCGGACGATGTCGAACGTTCTCGACGCTTCTACACCGAAGTGCTCGGCGGCCGGCTGGCCTACTCCGGCCCTGGAGGCCTGACCTATGTCGCACTGGCCAACAGCTGGATCATCATCAACGGCGGCGGAGGCCCGACGGACGACAAGCCCTCGGTCACCCTGGAGGCGCCGCGCGATTCCAGCCGGGTCAGCAGTTTCCTCAATATCCGCGTCAAGGACATCTACCCCTTGTACGAGGAGTGGAGCGCCCGAGGTGCCCAGTTCCTGACGCCGCCAAAACAACACGAGTACGAGATCCGCTGCTACATCCGCGACCCTGACGGCCATCTGATCGAAGTCGGCCAGACCACCGACCCGGAGGGAGACTGGACACCGGCTCACTGGCCCCCGAGTTCCCGCACCGGTGATTCCGAGTGAGCCTGGCTCGGCGCACGAGAGCACTACTGGACAACAGACCCTTGCGCCTGGCGCAGAGCGGGCGGTGAACTCTGCGCCGTCTCGATCGGCCGGAGCGGGCCGGTCCTCCTAGGTGATCAATCTGGAGGACGCGGGGAAACGGCAGGCTGGCGACACGGCTGGGTGGCACGCTGCTGTTCATGGGCGACGCCGAGCGGCGCGTCGTCCCGGGCCTCGGCATCGCTTCTGCCGCCAGCGCCCCGTTACGTCGGTTCGCCGTGGCGCTCGCGCTCGAGATCGCGCCCGTTCGCGCTGCGCGGCCCCGCACATAGCCCACCCGCTCGGGCTCTCAGCTCCCGCGAGCGCCTCACCCACGCACGCGCGTCACGGAAGCATTCCCCCGTCGATCCACGCGCGAAGCAGGGCGACCTGCTCCTCGGACCACGTCGCGTTCTCATCCGGCGGCGGCATACGCTTCGTCGCAACTGTGTTGTAGACGCGCTCGGCGTTCTCCCGGACCGACATGTACACATACTGGTCCAGCTGGACACCGCCCTTCGCCATGTGCTCGATGTCGATAGACCGGAACAGGGGGAGGATGTCGTGCGCGAATCCGGGTGCCGCGGTTGATTCCGCCATGAGTCGTCCTCTTGATTAGTGGTCTCTGGGCCAGGTGACGGGCAAACCATATTTAGCTCATGCCCTGGAGATATTCCTGCCAGGCATCGGCCGCGCGAGTGCCATCCGCCATTCAGGCCCGCCGAAGGCGCGCGGAGTGCCGGTCGGGCCCATCGACTCAAGGGTCGAGTCTTTCCAAAACTGCGGCGGTCACCACCCCGTAAGCCAGATGGGGCACGATGTCGGCAATCCGGTCCTTGGCGGACCACGTGCGCGGGTCGGTCACTTTGAGCACGGTCATGGGGGCGTCGGTGCCCAGACGGGCGCCGAATCCAGTGGTCGCGTAAGCGATCAACCTGGTCGGACGCCAGCCCTTGGCCCGCGCCAGGCCCAGAAGGGCACCCAGACCGATCCCCGCAGCGATGCCGGTCAGTGGCGCGAGGCCCGCGATTCGATTTTCCTTCTCAGCGCCGTCACCGGGAATGGTCAGGTGCATCGCCTGCGACAGCTTCTCGACGGTGGCTCGCGGAGTGCCACTCGCGGGCCGCGCCCGCCATGCCATGTCCAGATAGCCGACGGTGTTGAGAGCAGTGGTACCGGCGGCACCGGCAGCGGCGCCGTACAGCAGTCCGGTGACGGGTCTGGTCATCGTGTATCCCTCGGTCCTCTGGCGTGCAGTGCGCCTCGGGCCAGTCAACGCCAGAGCCAGTTCGCCCGCCACCGTAAGTTGCGTTGTGTCACCGGCGAACACGTTCCGATGGGCTGGTCATTCAACCTTGCCTCTGCCGGAATGATCATCCACCCAGGTCACGCACCACTGGTGCTCCTGGAGGATGCCGCCGAGTCGTTGGCGTCGTCGTAGGTGCAGGCGGCGGGACATGGACGGTCGTCCATCCCTGCACCGACGCCACGTTCTTCCGCCCGGGTAACCGGGTCTCGCCGATCTCCAGGGTGGCTTCCGTCGGCTGGGGCAGTTCAGTCATGAACTCAGCGTCGCTTCGGTTCGTGTCCGGGGGGAGGTGCCGGCCGGGGTGTCTCGAGCGGGTGTGAGCGTGGTGGTCAGGAGGCGGGCCGGTAGGTGGCGGCCGGGCCGATCGCGCCGGGCCCGAACTTCTCCCGGATTCGGTCGGCCGCCTGCTCGGCGGTGAGGCGGGCCTGGCGGGCGGCATCGAGGCTGAGCTGCTCGGCGGCCTGGTCGGCGTCGGCGAGGTCCTCGGCGCGCAGCGCGAGTGCGGTCAGACGGCCGCGCTGGAGGCCTGCGGAGTCCATGAGCTGGTAGGTGAGCCGGCGCAGGTCGTCCTCGTGCCCGGACGGTTCGGGCAGGCGGCGGGTCTTCTCCCATGCCGGTCCGCCGGCGAACGTCAGCGTGAGCGTGAGAGCGTGCGCGGCCTGCCCGCGGCGGCGCAGCTCCGCACCGAGTTGCACGACCCAGGCCCAGGAGGGCCGAACGTACGGCGGCGCCGTCAAGCACGTCGTGGGGGAGGCGGTGCCGGACGCCGACGGAAGTCGGCAGGCGGCGCGGGGTGACGGTGCGGGGGTCGATGCCGCGGGGCCCGGTCGACGGGCCGTCCGGCCCGCTTTGCCGAGCAGGCGCTGCACGGTCGCGGCCGGCAGCGTGGCGAGCAGGCCGACCCGGTCCGACGCCGTAGCGCTTCAGGACGGCGGCCTGGCGGGGACCGATGCCGTGCAGATCCTCCACGGGGAGCAGGGCGAGCCAGTCGGCAGCGTCGGCGGCCTCGACGGCCAGCACACCGCCCGGCCGCTCTACCTGCGCCGAGGCGGTCGCGGGCAACGGTGACGGTCGGGCCGATACCGACACGGATGTCGACGCCGTACCGGGAGACCGTCCGCAACCGCAGGACCTCCCCGAGATGCGCGCGGCAGCCCCGTGGTAGCGCAGCGCGCCCCGCAGATCGACCAGAGCCGCCGTGGGCGGCCGGGCCTCCACCACCGGCGACAGCTCATGCAGCTGCTCCAGGACCTGCCGGTAGGTCTCCTCCGGCAGCCGGTCCGGGCAGCGCACATGCATCACCACACCCGGCCGACGCTCCATCGACTCCGCACCCACCCGGCGCTCACCTCCCCACCACGCTATCGAACAAATAATCGAACACGCGAGGTGAAGGTGTGCTGGCGTGCCTAGAATGAAAATGTGTTCGTAACTCGCGGGATCTCCGGACGACCTGGACCGGCTCCAGACCGCTCACCGACGTCCGGGCGGGCGAGTGCCCTGGGTAAGGGGGCGGCCGGTGACCGGACTGCTGCTGTCTCCTTGGCCGCGGTTCCCCAGTGGATATTATCTGGAATGAAGAGTCAATAAAGATGCAGTCGGGGCCGAGTGGGTGGCTGATCGCCTGATGTGCGAGGCGGTGGTAGGCGGTTCGCAGTATTAATTGACTGATCATTCCTGATTGGGATATCATGGTCAACATGGCCAGGATCAGAGAGTTCGACACCGACTTGGCGGTGGAGGCGGCGATGGACGCCTTTCGCGCCAGGGGCTACGAGGGCACGTCCGTGCAGGACCTGGTGGCGGCCACCGGAGTGGGGCGGGGGTCGCTCTATGCCGCCTTCGGCAGCAAGGAGGGGCTGTATCTCGCCGCCATGGATCGCTACCGCGAGATGTACGCCGTGCCCCTGGTCGACGTCCTGCGCGCCGGTGCCCCGGCGCGCGAGCTGATCCGTGAGGTCCTGCTCGGCACCGTCGACACGATCGTGGAGGACGGCAACCGCAGGGCCTGCCTCATCGTGGGTGCCGCGATGGAGCGCATCGCCCATGATCCCAGGGTCGCCGCCCATGTGCGCGTCACGACCACCTCAATCGAGGACGCGCTGTACGAGGTCATCGTGGAGGCCCGGTCGAAGGGCGAACTGCCCGCTGGTCGCAGCCCCCGCGACCTCGCGCGGTATCTCGTCGCGACGCTCCATGGGCTGCGGGTGCTGGGTGCCATCAACCCCGACCGGGCCGCGCTTGCCGCGGTCGCCGAGGTCGCCCTCGACGCTCTCGGCTGACATTGCCCGTACCGGACAGGCGTGGCACCCCGCGGCTCAGCCGCGGGGTGCCACGCCTGTCCGGTGTCTGGTGGGCGGGGCGCAGGCCAAGCGCGGCGGGGTCGTCGGCCGCCACTGCTTTCTGAGTGGAGGGTTTGCCTGCGTTGACCGCGAAGAAGGCGATGAACGCGGCTGCGGCGACCGGTGCAGCCTGGTCCACGGAACCGTCGCTGTGGCGGGTGGCGAGGTAGTCGGCCGTCGCTCGGGCGGCGATGGTGTTGCGCAGCGCGGTGCTCATGGAGCCGTCGGTCTGCTGGGCCGCCGGTCACGGCGGAGGCGACGCCGGCGTCGCGGGTTTCGACGCCGTGGACGCCCAAGCCGAAGGCAGGCCAACGGCACCATCATCGAGACCGGCACCGACTCCTACCGGCTCGCGTCGCCCCGAGCCCAAGCGGAGCGAGCAGCCGGCTGAGAGACCGCGGAGCCGCGTCATGAGACGCTGACGGGGTTCCAGCTTCGATCTCCCGCAGCAGTTTTCCGTCATCGTCATAGAGCTCAAGACCGAACCGCAGACCGAACCGGGTCAGCAGCGCAGCCAGATCCTCGAACCGTTGAGGATCGACAACACCGTTCAGGAGCGTGTTCCCGTCGGTCGGGTCGACCTCGATGCGGCACCAGCTGGTCTCGACCTCATACGACTCCCACGACGAGCCTGATCTGGAACTCCAGCCGGCTCCGATGAACCGCTCGGCCACCCACGATGCACCCGGGGCTCCTGCCAGGCCACCACACACGTTGTTGTTGATCTTAAGCCAGACGGGATCGAGCGACTGTCCCTCATCGGATATGTCCACAGCTGGATTATGAAGCAGACCACGCAGCCTGTGATCGCACACGCTATCGCCATCAAAACTTGTCGAATGTCGATCACTGCAGCCCGGGTCACACGCCTCCCGAACTCCTCGACAAACGACTCCCAAAGAAGTCGTCATAGCCACCGTGGCGATGGCTCCGCAGATGCCGAGCGCCTTGGCCCGTTCCTTCGCGTCGGTGAATCCCAGTGAGATCAGCGCGAGTGCGGCGGGGCGAGCAGCGCGCCGAAAACGCCCCGGAGCGCGTGTGCCGTCAGCAGCGTGGGGAGGTTGGGCGACAGCCCGCTGGCGGCCGAGGCCGCCGCGGACCCGACAAGGCCGACGACGGAGATCTTCTTGTGCCCCGCAGGTCCGCCGGTTGTCCGCCGAGGACGAGCAGGTTGCCGAGGGCGAGGCCGTGGGCGAGGCCGTAGGCGGTGATGACCCTCTGCCGGCCGCCGTCAGAGAAGCCCAGGTCGTAGGGCGCGGACGGCAGGGCGATGTTCATGATCGCCGCGTCCAGGAAGACCATCACCTGCGCGACGCCGTGAAGATCGGCGCTCTCCGGAACGTCGGAAGTTATGGAATGAGAGTCCCAGAAAATGAGGATGCGGTCCGATGTCCCGGTCTGCGTCGAGGCCCACTTCTGTGTCGAAGGACGCGCCATTCCGCTGGTGAGGGCGTCGTCGCTGTCGCGGTGACGTGTGACGGCCGATCGGTGATCGCCACTCCATTTAAGTTGACCGAACGTTCCAGTATCTGTAGAGTCTGTTCAACCGGGCACGTTGTGAACCTGCCGACCTGGCCCCCTGTCCAGGGACGGAGTCAGCGGCGAACGCCGGGACCTCTACATCGCATTGACCTTGGGGGCCGCCGAACGGGCGCTACCCGAACGCGGCACTTGCAAGCCGCACCAGAAAGGGACAGCAATGACTTCCGACCGCAGCAAGACTCCCTCCGGCCGACGGTTCTCCAAGCGGGCGGGCATGGTGACGGCCGCCGCCCTTCTCCTGGCCG
Coding sequences within:
- a CDS encoding TetR/AcrR family transcriptional regulator; translated protein: MARIREFDTDLAVEAAMDAFRARGYEGTSVQDLVAATGVGRGSLYAAFGSKEGLYLAAMDRYREMYAVPLVDVLRAGAPARELIREVLLGTVDTIVEDGNRRACLIVGAAMERIAHDPRVAAHVRVTTTSIEDALYEVIVEARSKGELPAGRSPRDLARYLVATLHGLRVLGAINPDRAALAAVAEVALDALG
- a CDS encoding VOC family protein — protein: MADLPPPPEGIVLAHFIVSDDVERSRRFYTEVLGGRLAYSGPGGLTYVALANSWIIINGGGGPTDDKPSVTLEAPRDSSRVSSFLNIRVKDIYPLYEEWSARGAQFLTPPKQHEYEIRCYIRDPDGHLIEVGQTTDPEGDWTPAHWPPSSRTGDSE